From the genome of Desulfovibrio gilichinskyi, one region includes:
- the cmr5 gene encoding type III-B CRISPR module-associated protein Cmr5, producing MESRDNTLSKRAFDFINEHKATYSETEKEKAKKKEKAADIRTELEGLPAKIKINGLSQTLIFLLEKSKTDNSGNEQNDRYLIGKELVEYLASTQKKLQKSQTGKQLTDYPEEAYKICSNNLRHATAEAVAYTAWLKRMAKAIIPKKETGKAKNEVSDEN from the coding sequence ATGGAGAGTAGAGACAACACATTGTCTAAAAGAGCTTTTGATTTTATCAACGAGCATAAAGCCACCTATAGTGAGACTGAGAAAGAAAAAGCAAAAAAGAAAGAGAAAGCGGCAGACATCAGAACAGAACTTGAAGGATTACCGGCAAAAATAAAAATTAACGGGCTTTCGCAAACTTTAATTTTTCTCCTTGAGAAGTCAAAAACAGACAACAGCGGTAACGAACAAAATGACCGCTATCTTATCGGCAAAGAACTTGTTGAATACCTTGCTTCGACTCAAAAAAAACTACAGAAAAGTCAGACGGGTAAACAACTCACTGATTATCCTGAGGAAGCCTACAAAATATGCAGTAACAATTTACGCCATGCAACGGCTGAAGCTGTGGCGTACACAGCGTGGCTGAAACGCATGGCTAAAGCTATCATACCCAAAAAAGAGACTGGAAAAGCTAAAAATGAGGTGAGCGATGAAAATTGA
- the cmr4 gene encoding type III-B CRISPR module RAMP protein Cmr4 has protein sequence MFTDSKILIYRAVTPLHCGATESGDGIDRPVVRERYTNFPFIPATSLKGVWRNICQRSKNNTCNEKWDDAEVTAAFGPDSEKADKNGAGLLGFVDAQVLYIPVRASARTFFIITCPLQLSRFNETLAKQEIKPFKITDIDDNTIKSSALAAINEVYLEDIKLKAESEELNLPSYGVPDYLKSRLALVSDETFEWFASNAMEIRAHNKLSKTKQSDNLWYEEFVPAESIFFGQLLESPPYKEDNSAIPGQYSAKIMKTKPQLFQVGGNESTGHGLMEITPIEKGESHGE, from the coding sequence ATGTTTACTGATTCAAAAATACTTATATATAGAGCTGTAACACCTCTGCATTGCGGCGCGACTGAATCCGGTGACGGCATAGACCGACCCGTTGTCCGTGAACGGTATACCAATTTCCCGTTCATCCCGGCAACCTCTCTTAAAGGAGTCTGGAGAAATATTTGCCAGCGCAGTAAAAACAATACTTGCAATGAAAAGTGGGATGATGCTGAAGTAACAGCGGCTTTCGGTCCAGATTCAGAAAAAGCAGATAAAAATGGTGCGGGATTACTAGGTTTCGTTGACGCACAGGTGCTTTATATTCCTGTAAGAGCAAGCGCCCGAACATTTTTTATAATCACCTGCCCGCTTCAGTTAAGCAGATTTAATGAAACCTTGGCAAAACAAGAAATCAAACCATTTAAAATAACAGACATAGATGATAACACAATCAAATCATCTGCATTGGCAGCCATAAACGAAGTGTACCTTGAGGACATCAAGCTAAAGGCTGAATCAGAAGAACTTAATTTGCCGTCATACGGAGTCCCTGATTACTTAAAAAGCAGACTGGCCCTTGTTTCTGATGAAACATTTGAATGGTTCGCATCCAATGCCATGGAAATACGCGCCCATAATAAGCTCAGTAAAACTAAACAGTCTGACAACCTCTGGTATGAAGAATTTGTTCCGGCAGAAAGCATATTTTTCGGACAGTTGCTTGAAAGCCCGCCTTACAAAGAAGATAATTCGGCTATCCCCGGCCAATATTCCGCAAAGATAATGAAGACCAAGCCTCAGCTCTTTCAAGTTGGCGGCAACGAGTCCACCGGACACGGGTTAATGGAAATAACTCCTATTGAAAAAGGAGAAAGTCATGGAGAGTAG
- a CDS encoding type III-B CRISPR module-associated Cmr3 family protein: protein MFVEIAPLDTIFCRDGRSFGVNEAHAVDSIFPPPPSVMFGAMRGGIFVTQNFAALGRNKMDPGWPKWFGDTESAGDLFQKGPLPVVDGQIMFPMPLDGYVKSGKNGEYTISTFRIIKNNSSTSSLDLEHLLIPPEGKKLPKSTNIMWISASSLTRYLNSEEEISLELNKDIYPQDELWTPELRTNVGINPETNAGKDAILFSLKHVRMNSKRNARLLCKWGSNDSTSLQILKDIITDTQGSLAVAGERRCGSVATSDLRWPDASINTITPDKEGYVSFRIYIATPAYFDGGWRPESDSNKECIIKSSAGNVKATLLTAAVGKPFYLGGYDIHKRQQRPARGFVPAGSVYHFKAKADQLEKIIKLNGQVIGDNDFLRAQGFGLCLLGNPISNSQE from the coding sequence ATGTTTGTAGAAATAGCACCTCTTGATACAATATTCTGTCGAGACGGTCGCAGCTTCGGAGTCAATGAAGCACATGCAGTTGATTCAATCTTTCCTCCCCCTCCGTCGGTAATGTTCGGGGCAATGAGAGGAGGGATTTTCGTAACCCAAAACTTTGCGGCACTTGGACGTAATAAGATGGATCCGGGCTGGCCAAAATGGTTCGGAGACACAGAATCTGCCGGAGATCTGTTCCAAAAAGGACCTCTACCGGTAGTTGACGGACAAATAATGTTCCCGATGCCGCTAGACGGTTATGTGAAAAGTGGAAAGAACGGCGAATATACCATTTCAACTTTTAGGATCATAAAAAACAACTCCTCAACATCAAGTCTGGATCTGGAGCACCTTTTAATTCCACCGGAAGGTAAAAAACTGCCTAAATCCACAAACATAATGTGGATAAGTGCGTCTTCGCTGACCCGTTATCTAAATTCAGAAGAAGAGATATCACTCGAACTGAACAAAGATATTTACCCGCAGGACGAGCTCTGGACCCCGGAACTCCGCACCAATGTGGGTATAAATCCGGAGACCAACGCGGGAAAAGATGCCATCCTGTTTTCGCTGAAACATGTCAGAATGAACAGCAAACGCAATGCCCGCTTGCTCTGCAAATGGGGGAGCAATGACAGTACTTCTCTTCAAATTCTTAAGGATATCATCACTGACACGCAGGGTTCTCTTGCTGTAGCCGGTGAACGCCGCTGCGGTTCAGTGGCTACTTCAGATCTGAGATGGCCTGACGCATCCATTAACACCATCACGCCAGACAAAGAGGGCTATGTATCATTTCGTATCTACATAGCAACTCCGGCATATTTCGATGGAGGCTGGAGACCCGAATCAGACAGCAACAAAGAGTGTATTATCAAGAGCAGTGCCGGAAATGTAAAAGCAACATTATTGACGGCAGCCGTCGGCAAGCCTTTTTATCTCGGTGGATATGACATCCATAAAAGACAACAAAGGCCCGCGAGAGGTTTTGTTCCGGCTGGCAGTGTATACCACTTCAAGGCAAAAGCTGATCAACTGGAAAAAATAATCAAACTGAACGGACAAGTTATCGGCGATAATGATTTCTTAAGAGCGCAAGGTTTCGGCCTCTGCCTGCTCGGCAACCCTATTTCAAACAGTCAGGAGTAG
- the cas10 gene encoding type III-B CRISPR-associated protein Cas10/Cmr2, translating to MPYLIKIGFGPVHGFITAARKLEDLCSGSCMLSDLMKEAAGKLGDKLIYPVLPANRSKANMPNVMVLKTDSEPSELAKQIIDDIKQDFYDQIAAAVKSQKLSIDNDLLNTVIARQTSGFLETVWSAVELGSSFENSLIKLNQRFDAAKRTRMFYQQEEPGMKCTLQTNLSALAPQPPSDKNPDQFTKDWWLKLSRKCIRDHEGRELRNASKLARKGERFSAIGLAKRVKARTDEDTHHFPSTCAVATAMWRKRIIEKSENDDFKADVFEAFFDKWSDLKKSDDIEFNEVTRDVIPALSEMKKGCNLPDDIFEKLLTCEAQCFRKTDFANENIKENKNTQSDPIAEERRDLTDYTEEIGAGTPPGHYALLSADGDSMGRFVDACKNEQSLRILSNALKDFSEQAFATIEGENVCGRIIYAGGDDVLAVMPVDTAINAACELRRIYREKLGGITYTDEDNHPIKATLSVALLFAPDSYPLHRLLDNAEVTLNGKAKAEEKDALAITVYKGGSEVSATVLPTETSGWKLNEWIDGNVKDVSEDDDKKLPGMRDLFDTKKISSKSMHDLLRDLSIMEKGDSNDPELIKSIVMGRIATNRATKDEEIKQVQERLNEFYEAIDAENTLRNRGDITPIGNNDRTDFRNNAPTFIASTLITLRNIWRMQCL from the coding sequence ATGCCCTATCTCATTAAAATAGGATTCGGACCTGTCCACGGATTCATTACTGCCGCACGCAAACTGGAAGACCTCTGTTCAGGAAGCTGCATGCTCAGTGACCTCATGAAAGAAGCGGCTGGTAAACTCGGCGACAAGCTTATTTATCCTGTTCTGCCTGCCAACAGATCAAAGGCGAACATGCCCAATGTTATGGTTCTGAAAACCGATTCCGAACCGTCAGAACTGGCCAAACAAATTATTGACGACATCAAACAAGATTTTTATGACCAGATTGCCGCGGCTGTAAAATCTCAAAAGCTATCAATAGACAACGACCTGTTAAATACAGTCATAGCCAGACAGACTTCGGGATTCCTTGAAACTGTGTGGAGTGCCGTTGAGCTGGGTTCTTCATTTGAAAACTCGCTTATCAAGCTTAATCAAAGGTTTGATGCTGCTAAGCGAACCCGCATGTTCTATCAGCAGGAAGAACCTGGTATGAAATGTACCTTGCAAACCAACCTGTCTGCACTGGCACCACAACCTCCTTCCGATAAAAACCCTGACCAGTTTACAAAAGATTGGTGGCTTAAGCTTTCCCGTAAATGTATTCGAGACCACGAAGGACGCGAACTGCGCAACGCCAGTAAGCTTGCCCGAAAGGGTGAACGATTTTCAGCTATAGGTCTTGCTAAACGCGTAAAGGCTCGCACTGATGAAGATACGCACCATTTCCCCTCAACCTGTGCAGTAGCTACAGCCATGTGGCGTAAGAGAATTATTGAAAAATCGGAAAACGATGACTTTAAGGCTGATGTTTTCGAAGCATTTTTTGATAAATGGTCTGACCTTAAAAAAAGCGACGATATTGAATTCAACGAAGTTACTAGAGATGTAATTCCGGCCCTTTCTGAAATGAAGAAAGGCTGTAATCTACCAGATGATATATTTGAAAAGCTACTGACCTGCGAAGCACAATGTTTCCGCAAAACAGATTTTGCTAATGAAAATATTAAAGAAAATAAAAATACTCAGTCAGACCCTATAGCAGAAGAAAGACGAGATTTAACCGATTATACTGAGGAAATAGGCGCAGGAACACCTCCCGGACATTACGCTCTATTATCCGCCGACGGCGACTCTATGGGCCGTTTTGTAGATGCCTGCAAGAATGAACAATCGCTAAGAATACTCAGCAATGCTCTGAAGGATTTTTCAGAACAAGCCTTTGCCACAATAGAAGGCGAAAATGTCTGCGGCCGGATAATCTATGCAGGCGGGGACGATGTACTCGCGGTAATGCCCGTTGACACTGCAATCAATGCAGCCTGTGAGCTTAGACGTATTTATCGTGAGAAACTCGGCGGGATCACATACACAGACGAAGACAACCATCCAATCAAAGCAACACTCAGCGTTGCCCTGCTTTTTGCTCCGGATAGCTATCCGCTGCACCGCCTGCTGGATAACGCCGAAGTAACCTTGAATGGAAAAGCCAAGGCCGAAGAGAAAGATGCCCTTGCGATTACCGTTTACAAAGGCGGCAGTGAAGTCAGTGCCACAGTTCTACCAACTGAAACGAGTGGATGGAAACTGAATGAATGGATAGACGGAAACGTAAAAGATGTTAGCGAAGATGACGACAAAAAGTTACCCGGCATGCGGGATCTTTTTGACACCAAAAAAATATCATCAAAATCTATGCATGACCTTCTCCGAGATCTTTCCATTATGGAGAAAGGCGACAGCAATGATCCAGAACTCATAAAGTCAATCGTCATGGGCAGAATAGCCACTAACAGGGCAACCAAAGACGAGGAAATTAAGCAGGTTCAGGAAAGACTAAATGAATTCTACGAAGCAATTGATGCAGAGAATACACTCCGCAACCGAGGAGACATAACTCCAATCGGAAATAACGACAGGACGGATTTCCGCAACAATGCTCCGACCTTTATAGCGTCAACCCTGATAACTCTTCGCAACATCTGGAGAATGCAATGTTTGTAG